The following are encoded in a window of Oncorhynchus mykiss isolate Arlee chromosome 11, USDA_OmykA_1.1, whole genome shotgun sequence genomic DNA:
- the LOC110536331 gene encoding 60S ribosomal protein L37 produces the protein MTKGTSSFGKRRNKTHALCRRCGSKAYHLQKSSCGKCGYPEKRKRKYNWSAKAKRRNTTGSGRIRHLRVVYRRFRNGFREGTVPKPKRAAVAASSSS, from the exons ATG ACGAAGGGAACGTCATCATTTGGTAAACGTCGCAACAAGACGCATGCCCTGTGTCGTCGGTGCGGCTCCAAGGCATACCACCTTCAAAAGTCCTCTTGCGGAAAGTGTGGCTACCCCGAAAAGCGCAAGAGAAAGT ATAACTGGAGTGCCAAGGCCAAGAGACGCAACACCACCGGTTCTGGCCGTATCAGACACCTGAGGGTTGTCTACCGCAGATTCAG GAATGGATTCCGTGAGGGAACTGTCCCCAAGCCCAAGAGAGCAGCAgtggctgcctccagctcttcttag